One part of the Halopenitus persicus genome encodes these proteins:
- a CDS encoding GNAT family N-acetyltransferase, with amino-acid sequence MARAADPTIRDASRADLLSVVRIERTVFSDPWPYDAFERLLDAPAFLVAELDPDRSDADADRPDADAESRSDADVRSDAVLDEPPSIDAGPPIVGYVVADVTPNFGRDIGHIKDLAVHPAVQGRGIGRQLLRAALARLRFRDASVVKLEVREGNDRARSLYGDQGFAPLRRVSRYYADGEDAIVMVLDLEDWTPS; translated from the coding sequence GTGGCCCGAGCCGCCGACCCGACGATCAGGGACGCCTCGAGAGCGGACCTGCTGTCGGTGGTTCGGATCGAACGAACCGTCTTCTCGGACCCCTGGCCGTACGACGCGTTCGAGCGACTGCTCGACGCCCCGGCGTTTCTCGTCGCCGAGCTGGATCCCGACCGGTCGGACGCGGACGCCGACCGGCCGGACGCGGACGCCGAATCCCGGTCGGACGCGGACGTGCGATCCGACGCCGTCCTCGACGAACCGCCCTCGATCGACGCCGGGCCGCCGATCGTCGGCTACGTCGTCGCCGACGTGACGCCCAACTTCGGACGTGACATCGGCCACATCAAGGACCTCGCCGTCCACCCGGCGGTTCAGGGACGGGGGATCGGCCGGCAGCTGCTCCGCGCCGCGCTTGCGCGGCTTCGGTTTCGCGACGCGTCCGTCGTCAAGCTCGAGGTCCGGGAGGGGAACGACCGGGCGCGGTCGCTGTACGGCGATCAGGGGTTCGCGCCGCTGCGTCGCGTCTCCCGGTACTACGCCGACGGCGAGGACGCGATCGTGATGGTGCTCGACCTCGAGGACTGGACGCCGTCGTGA
- a CDS encoding undecaprenyl diphosphate synthase family protein encodes MGLYDTYLAVRHRLHEADPPAHVAVVITERDLLEQGAYDTLERFFGWAFGRGAERVTVLVSVLDAAVVGTLERELRNVDAPRPIAVRGPGDTERADAPIQVSIGLGGKREFAEAVREIADDVAAGDLEPEAIDEDTISERLVFPEEPDLLIKTGAERLSDFAIWQSVYSELYFTDVNWRDFRERDYLRAILDFQNRKRRFGT; translated from the coding sequence GTGGGACTGTACGATACCTACCTCGCGGTACGTCACCGCCTCCACGAGGCCGACCCGCCCGCCCACGTCGCGGTCGTGATCACCGAACGCGATCTGCTGGAGCAGGGGGCCTACGACACCCTCGAGCGGTTCTTCGGGTGGGCCTTCGGCCGGGGCGCCGAGCGCGTGACCGTCCTCGTCTCGGTTCTCGACGCGGCGGTCGTCGGGACCCTCGAGCGCGAGCTCCGCAACGTCGACGCCCCTCGGCCGATCGCGGTTCGCGGCCCCGGTGACACCGAACGGGCCGACGCCCCGATCCAGGTGAGCATCGGGCTCGGCGGCAAACGCGAGTTCGCCGAGGCGGTCCGGGAGATCGCCGACGACGTCGCTGCCGGCGATCTCGAGCCCGAGGCGATCGACGAGGACACGATCTCCGAGCGGCTCGTGTTCCCCGAGGAGCCCGACCTGCTCATCAAGACCGGGGCCGAGCGGCTCTCCGACTTCGCCATCTGGCAGTCGGTCTATTCCGAACTGTACTTCACCGACGTCAACTGGCGCGACTTCCGCGAGCGCGATTACCTCCGGGCGATACTCGACTTTCAGAACCGGAAGCGACGGTTCGGGACCTGA
- a CDS encoding DUF92 domain-containing protein, with amino-acid sequence MQSRIRRAGGFAAVSLLALAAPWLGAAAAVPFAIVAALAAFVVREGPVFELFARPGDRRDRRLNGLAGFALAAAGLGLFATLPRVTMPIRVYAAAVLLLAFGNLGTQVVRTATDDEFAHATAFVIVGSVAGVVAQVVVVAATGRAIDPPGFVFIAAVGALAAALIRTALFERDDPIVMVAVALLAWLFVEITPAMTVQGLVLALAVTIALGYVSYALGTASVPGMVTGVLLGLLTIVLGGVGWFVVLIAFYAIGGLASKFRFDEKATRGVAQENDGARGSGNVLANSAVALAAVVGYAATGHLQLPGVVFAVAFAGAVSTAMADTLASEIGGLYDDPRLVTTLERVEPGTDGAVTLQGELAGIAGAALVGVLAAVGMPVGDPATGGAVVLAAGVVGMSVDSLLGALLEGGRIGNQTVNLLATLSGALAAVAGSVLVV; translated from the coding sequence GTGCAGTCGAGGATCCGACGGGCGGGTGGGTTCGCCGCGGTGTCGCTGCTCGCGCTCGCCGCGCCGTGGCTCGGCGCGGCCGCCGCGGTCCCGTTCGCGATCGTCGCGGCGCTTGCCGCGTTCGTCGTCCGCGAGGGCCCCGTCTTCGAGCTCTTCGCCCGACCGGGCGACCGCCGGGACCGCCGGCTGAACGGGCTGGCCGGGTTCGCGCTCGCGGCCGCGGGACTGGGGCTCTTCGCGACCCTCCCGCGCGTGACGATGCCGATTCGGGTCTACGCGGCCGCGGTCCTCCTCCTGGCGTTCGGGAACCTCGGCACGCAGGTCGTCCGAACGGCCACTGACGACGAGTTCGCCCACGCGACCGCCTTCGTGATCGTCGGCTCCGTCGCCGGCGTCGTCGCGCAGGTCGTCGTGGTGGCCGCTACCGGCCGGGCGATCGACCCGCCGGGATTCGTGTTCATCGCGGCCGTGGGCGCGCTGGCCGCGGCGCTGATCCGAACGGCGCTGTTCGAGCGCGACGACCCGATCGTGATGGTCGCGGTCGCGCTGCTGGCGTGGCTGTTCGTCGAGATCACGCCCGCGATGACCGTCCAGGGACTCGTCCTCGCGCTGGCGGTCACGATCGCGCTGGGCTACGTCTCCTACGCGCTCGGGACCGCTTCCGTGCCGGGGATGGTGACCGGCGTTCTGCTTGGGCTGTTGACGATCGTGCTCGGCGGCGTCGGCTGGTTCGTCGTCCTCATCGCGTTCTACGCGATCGGCGGGCTCGCCTCCAAGTTCCGGTTCGACGAGAAGGCCACCCGGGGAGTCGCTCAGGAGAACGACGGCGCGCGGGGGAGCGGGAACGTGCTCGCGAACTCGGCGGTCGCGCTCGCTGCGGTCGTCGGCTACGCAGCCACGGGCCACCTCCAGCTGCCCGGCGTCGTCTTCGCCGTCGCGTTCGCCGGCGCGGTCTCGACCGCGATGGCCGACACGCTCGCCTCCGAGATCGGCGGGCTCTACGACGACCCGCGGCTCGTCACCACGCTGGAACGGGTCGAACCCGGAACCGACGGCGCGGTCACTCTCCAGGGCGAGCTCGCGGGGATAGCGGGCGCCGCCCTCGTTGGCGTCCTCGCCGCGGTCGGAATGCCGGTCGGCGATCCCGCCACCGGCGGCGCGGTCGTGTTGGCGGCCGGCGTCGTCGGGATGAGCGTGGACAGCCTCCTCGGGGCCCTCCTCGAAGGGGGACGGATCGGCAATCAGACGGTCAACCTGCTCGCGACGCTCTCGGGCGCCCTCGCCGCCGTCGCGGGAAGCGTGCTGGTGGTCTGA
- a CDS encoding GNAT family N-acetyltransferase — translation MAPNHEPGERIAPVRTAPGRVRAARSGDSLPLHRLQRHLPDPSPSLLELGLTASGSAGGTVLVSIGTAADGTESVVGYVLFIDGPTTRHVAELVVDPGFRREGRGRELLSAARAGTDAPVTLLVAVGNGPARSLYESCGFRAVERLPNEYGDRDAIRYRADARSDAPDVAPAADPEVGTGESR, via the coding sequence ATGGCGCCGAACCACGAACCCGGCGAACGCATCGCCCCGGTTCGGACCGCACCCGGACGCGTCAGGGCGGCACGGTCCGGCGACTCGCTGCCGCTCCATCGTCTCCAGCGTCACCTTCCGGACCCGTCCCCGTCGCTGCTCGAGCTCGGCCTCACCGCGAGCGGCTCCGCCGGCGGGACCGTCCTCGTCTCCATCGGGACCGCCGCGGACGGGACCGAGTCCGTCGTCGGCTACGTCCTGTTCATCGACGGGCCGACGACCCGCCACGTGGCCGAGCTCGTCGTCGATCCGGGGTTCCGCCGGGAGGGTCGCGGGCGGGAGCTGTTGTCGGCGGCGCGCGCCGGAACCGACGCACCCGTGACGCTGCTGGTGGCCGTCGGGAACGGCCCGGCGCGGTCGCTGTACGAGTCGTGTGGCTTCCGCGCGGTCGAGCGCCTGCCGAACGAATACGGCGACCGCGATGCGATCCGCTATCGCGCCGACGCGCGTTCGGACGCCCCCGACGTCGCTCCCGCCGCCGATCCAGAGGTCGGAACCGGCGAGTCGCGGTGA
- the dnaG gene encoding DNA primase DnaG: MEDTAKYLIHATIAADGVVERSDVVGAVFGQTEGLLGEELDLRDLQQSSKVGRIDVSIESENGQSFGEVTVASSLDKVETAILAAALETITRVGPCRASVEVTQIEDVRATKRREVVDRAKELLAGGFEETALSSDEVLEEVRDAARIEGIAEYEGLPAGPRVHDSDAVIVVEGRADVLTLLDAGIKNGVAVEGTNVPDAVAELSQDRTVTAFLDGDRGGELILRELAQVGDVDYVAFAPAGQSVEDLDRGAVLDALRGKVPYETLADEPNAREVARDPPSGSPTTESSTPADATDDPDEEPDSESTTTDDASTEATAAAETSTTRETAAPETAEAEAATANGSGEESSADADSAADAEAPADASTDTKSVRDHVSDVITADSGLARLLDDAGEVLSEVDAAAAFDAVEDAEPPPHTVVLDGEITQRLLDVAAQRGVSQVFGRSTGSMVKQPIGTRVTTVEDAAVEA, translated from the coding sequence ATGGAAGACACAGCGAAATACCTCATTCACGCGACCATCGCCGCGGACGGCGTCGTCGAGCGGTCCGACGTCGTCGGGGCGGTCTTCGGGCAGACGGAGGGACTGCTCGGGGAGGAGCTCGACCTCCGGGACCTCCAGCAGTCCTCGAAGGTCGGTCGCATCGACGTCTCGATCGAATCGGAGAACGGACAGTCGTTCGGGGAGGTGACGGTCGCCTCCAGCCTGGACAAGGTGGAGACGGCGATCCTCGCCGCCGCCCTCGAAACCATCACGCGCGTCGGCCCCTGCCGGGCGTCCGTCGAGGTCACCCAGATCGAGGACGTGCGCGCGACCAAGCGCCGCGAGGTCGTCGACCGGGCCAAGGAGCTGCTCGCCGGCGGCTTCGAGGAGACGGCCCTCTCGAGCGACGAGGTGCTCGAGGAGGTCCGCGACGCGGCCCGCATCGAGGGCATCGCCGAGTACGAGGGGCTGCCGGCCGGCCCGCGGGTCCACGACTCGGACGCGGTCATCGTCGTCGAGGGTCGTGCGGACGTCCTGACGCTGCTCGACGCCGGCATCAAAAACGGCGTCGCCGTCGAGGGAACGAACGTCCCCGATGCGGTCGCGGAGCTCAGCCAGGACCGCACCGTCACCGCGTTCCTCGACGGCGACCGCGGCGGCGAGCTCATCCTGCGCGAGCTCGCTCAGGTCGGCGACGTGGATTACGTCGCGTTCGCCCCAGCCGGCCAGTCCGTCGAGGACCTCGACCGCGGCGCCGTGCTCGACGCGCTCCGCGGCAAGGTCCCCTACGAGACGCTCGCGGACGAACCGAACGCCCGGGAGGTCGCTCGCGACCCTCCGTCGGGGTCGCCGACGACTGAGTCGTCGACCCCTGCGGACGCGACCGACGACCCGGACGAGGAACCCGACTCGGAGTCGACCACCACCGACGACGCGTCCACGGAAGCGACGGCTGCAGCGGAGACGTCGACGACGCGGGAGACCGCGGCGCCCGAGACGGCGGAAGCCGAAGCGGCGACGGCGAACGGAAGCGGCGAGGAATCGTCCGCTGACGCCGATTCCGCCGCCGACGCCGAGGCTCCCGCCGACGCGTCGACCGACACGAAGTCGGTCCGCGACCACGTCTCCGACGTCATCACCGCCGACAGCGGCCTGGCCAGACTGCTCGATGACGCGGGCGAGGTGCTCTCGGAGGTCGACGCCGCGGCCGCCTTCGACGCCGTCGAGGACGCCGAGCCGCCCCCACACACCGTGGTCCTCGACGGCGAGATCACCCAGCGGCTGCTCGACGTCGCCGCTCAGCGTGGCGTCTCACAGGTCTTCGGTCGGTCCACCGGATCGATGGTGAAACAGCCGATCGGCACGCGCGTCACGACGGTCGAGGACGCGGCGGTCGAAGCCTGA
- a CDS encoding DUF3311 domain-containing protein: MDRLGRSILWISTFVLLVAFAVPWFLWGNGTVVAGLPIWLWWHIGWLGLCSAIFYRFTRSSWDRLMGLDPGDGVRTAVGERGTTAGRGEAATDRRGTTTDRRETTTDRRDGGER; the protein is encoded by the coding sequence ATGGATCGATTGGGTCGTTCGATACTGTGGATATCCACGTTCGTGCTTCTCGTCGCGTTCGCGGTTCCCTGGTTTCTGTGGGGAAACGGCACGGTGGTCGCGGGGCTGCCGATCTGGCTGTGGTGGCACATCGGCTGGCTGGGGCTGTGTTCGGCGATCTTTTACCGGTTCACCCGCAGTTCCTGGGATCGCCTGATGGGACTCGACCCCGGTGATGGGGTTCGGACCGCGGTTGGCGAACGCGGGACCACGGCCGGTCGAGGCGAAGCTGCCACCGATCGACGCGGGACCACGACCGACCGACGCGAGACCACGACCGACCGACGAGACGGGGGCGAGCGATGA
- a CDS encoding sodium:solute symporter family protein has product MSATLELGIVVGYLLVAFAIGLVAYRVAGSGAEDYYLAGRSIGTLVLLFTTFATLLSAFTFFGGPNLAYAAGPEWILVMGVMDGIIFAILWYVIGYKQWLIGRRQGYMTLGEMFGDRFGSPGLRALVAGVSLLWLFPYVMLQQMGAGEAIVGLTGGTVPYWGGAALITAFMIGYVVIAGMRGVAWTDTVQGLFMLSITWIAVGWVLSAVGGLSTATAAMVEVNPDFAALGGGVYTPQFIISSAVTIAFGVTMFPQINQRFFVAESDRVLKRSFALWPVLVLLLFVPAFLLGSWAAGLPIDVPEGANVLPALLTEYTPVWFAALVVAGAMAAMMSSSDSMLLSGSSYFTRDLYRPFVRPDATDRREAWVARIGVAAFATLAFLASLTRPGTLIEVGDTAFSGFALLTPVVLVALYWDGATRTGMITSIAIPQVIYLAHVLVESVPIPFTNVRVALPLTYAGWDVALGLMVLAGGLAVGVSAITDHVPGEDVSRFTVTAD; this is encoded by the coding sequence ATGAGCGCAACGCTGGAGCTGGGAATCGTCGTCGGCTACCTGCTGGTCGCGTTCGCCATCGGACTGGTCGCCTACCGGGTCGCCGGGTCCGGCGCCGAGGACTACTACCTCGCGGGACGGTCGATCGGGACGCTCGTCCTGTTGTTCACCACCTTCGCGACGCTGCTGTCGGCGTTCACCTTCTTCGGCGGCCCGAACCTCGCGTACGCCGCGGGGCCCGAGTGGATCCTCGTGATGGGCGTGATGGACGGGATCATCTTCGCGATCCTCTGGTACGTCATCGGCTACAAGCAATGGCTCATCGGGCGGCGTCAGGGCTACATGACGCTCGGCGAGATGTTCGGCGACCGGTTCGGGTCGCCCGGCCTGCGCGCGCTCGTGGCGGGGGTCAGCCTGCTGTGGCTGTTCCCGTACGTGATGTTACAGCAGATGGGTGCGGGCGAGGCGATCGTCGGGCTCACCGGCGGCACGGTCCCGTACTGGGGCGGAGCGGCGCTCATCACCGCCTTCATGATCGGCTACGTGGTCATCGCGGGGATGCGCGGCGTCGCCTGGACGGACACGGTCCAGGGGCTGTTCATGCTCTCGATCACGTGGATCGCCGTCGGCTGGGTGCTCTCGGCGGTGGGCGGGCTCTCGACGGCGACGGCCGCGATGGTCGAGGTGAACCCCGACTTCGCCGCGCTGGGCGGGGGCGTCTACACGCCGCAGTTCATCATTTCGTCGGCGGTGACCATCGCCTTCGGGGTGACGATGTTTCCCCAGATCAACCAGCGGTTCTTCGTCGCCGAGTCCGACCGCGTGCTCAAGCGGTCGTTCGCCCTCTGGCCCGTGCTCGTGCTCCTGCTTTTCGTCCCCGCGTTCCTCCTTGGGTCGTGGGCCGCCGGACTGCCGATCGACGTCCCGGAAGGGGCGAACGTCCTCCCGGCGTTGCTCACCGAGTACACGCCGGTCTGGTTCGCCGCGCTCGTGGTCGCCGGCGCGATGGCCGCGATGATGTCCTCCTCCGACTCGATGCTGCTGTCGGGGTCGTCGTATTTTACCCGCGACCTGTATCGTCCCTTCGTCCGGCCGGACGCGACCGACCGCCGGGAGGCGTGGGTCGCCCGCATCGGGGTCGCCGCCTTCGCGACGCTCGCGTTCCTGGCGAGTCTCACCCGACCCGGCACCCTGATCGAGGTCGGCGACACCGCGTTCTCGGGGTTCGCGCTGCTCACGCCGGTCGTGCTCGTCGCGCTCTACTGGGACGGCGCGACCCGAACCGGGATGATCACGTCGATCGCGATCCCGCAGGTCATCTACCTCGCGCACGTCCTCGTTGAGTCGGTGCCGATCCCGTTCACGAACGTTCGAGTTGCGCTTCCGCTGACCTACGCGGGCTGGGACGTCGCGCTCGGACTGATGGTGCTGGCGGGCGGTCTCGCCGTCGGCGTCTCGGCCATCACCGACCACGTTCCCGGCGAGGACGTCTCGCGGTTCACCGTGACCGCCGACTGA
- a CDS encoding NAD(P)/FAD-dependent oxidoreductase, with protein MYAVVGGGIAGLAAAYRLQRHGHDVQVYEAADQVGGLAGLYGTGGDPIERFYHHLSRSEETIVELAEELGVGDRIEWRVGKNAYYVDGTVHPLDTPWEILAYPELSLYDTFRLAMLTQEVDVRGGTPSFDTYDDLTDFEDVPVREFLLEHTTRGVYEGFFEPLLDAKFGDRVEDVSAAWLLGRIKFRGERDLLRGEVLGYFDGSFGVLIDALLDAIGRENVTTNARVTGIEFGEMTGSSAREVDGGAPIDGEAPIDEEAPIDEEAPIDEEAAAGGEAAAVDGVAGSHEAAAADEVATTNEVAPTETHPEVQPRGPAETVTIETSAGTTTADVDGVVVAAMPNVLEDLTGYRCGIDFQGAVCALLTLEEPLTDTYWLNIGEEAPFGALIEHTNFVPPARYGGDHLLYVASYVQSRSEPNWTDDDETLTDRWLDGIADLFPGFSRSDVRDVRISRNPRAAPVYERGYLDLVIPYDLAAEGIPGVYYAGMASRAQYPERSLNGGIVAGFEAADRIADGE; from the coding sequence ATGTACGCAGTCGTCGGCGGCGGGATCGCCGGACTCGCGGCCGCCTACCGGCTCCAGCGTCACGGCCACGACGTCCAGGTCTACGAGGCGGCCGACCAGGTCGGCGGGCTGGCGGGGCTCTACGGGACCGGCGGCGATCCGATCGAGCGGTTCTACCACCACCTCTCCCGCTCGGAGGAGACGATCGTCGAGCTGGCCGAGGAACTGGGCGTCGGGGACCGGATCGAGTGGCGCGTGGGGAAGAACGCCTACTACGTCGACGGGACCGTCCACCCGCTGGACACGCCCTGGGAGATCCTCGCGTACCCGGAGCTGAGTCTGTACGACACGTTCCGGCTCGCGATGCTCACCCAGGAGGTCGACGTCCGCGGCGGGACCCCCTCCTTCGACACCTACGACGATCTGACCGACTTCGAGGACGTGCCGGTTCGGGAGTTCCTCCTCGAACACACCACGCGGGGCGTCTACGAGGGGTTCTTCGAACCCCTGTTGGACGCGAAGTTCGGCGACCGCGTCGAGGACGTCTCGGCCGCGTGGCTGCTCGGTCGGATCAAGTTCCGGGGCGAGCGCGACCTCCTCCGCGGGGAGGTCCTCGGCTACTTCGACGGCTCGTTCGGCGTCCTCATCGATGCCCTTCTCGACGCGATCGGCCGGGAGAACGTCACCACGAACGCCCGCGTCACCGGGATCGAGTTCGGCGAGATGACCGGGAGCTCGGCGAGGGAGGTCGACGGGGGAGCCCCCATCGACGGGGAAGCTCCCATCGACGAGGAAGCTCCCATCGACGAGGAAGCACCCATCGACGAGGAAGCTGCTGCCGGCGGCGAAGCCGCCGCCGTCGACGGAGTCGCCGGTAGCCACGAAGCCGCCGCTGCCGACGAAGTCGCCACGACGAACGAAGTCGCACCCACTGAGACGCATCCCGAGGTCCAGCCTCGTGGGCCCGCCGAGACGGTCACGATCGAGACGTCGGCCGGTACCACGACCGCCGACGTCGACGGCGTCGTCGTCGCGGCGATGCCGAACGTCCTCGAGGACCTCACGGGCTACCGCTGCGGGATCGACTTCCAGGGGGCGGTCTGTGCACTCCTCACGCTCGAGGAGCCGCTCACCGACACCTACTGGCTCAACATCGGCGAGGAGGCGCCCTTCGGCGCGCTGATCGAACACACGAACTTCGTCCCGCCGGCGCGGTACGGCGGCGATCACCTCCTGTACGTTGCCAGCTACGTCCAATCGCGATCGGAGCCGAACTGGACTGACGACGACGAGACGCTGACCGACCGGTGGCTCGACGGGATCGCGGACCTCTTTCCCGGTTTCTCGCGGTCCGACGTTCGGGACGTCCGGATCTCGAGAAACCCCCGGGCAGCGCCGGTCTACGAGCGCGGCTACCTCGATCTCGTCATCCCGTACGACCTCGCGGCCGAGGGCATCCCGGGCGTCTACTACGCCGGGATGGCGAGCCGGGCCCAGTACCCCGAACGGTCGCTGAACGGCGGGATCGTCGCCGGCTTCGAGGCCGCCGACCGGATCGCTGACGGGGAGTAA
- a CDS encoding Nif3-like dinuclear metal center hexameric protein: MELSTLVDRLDETLSTAAYADVDASANGLQVGPETKSVEHVAVAVDAAAATIEAAADAGADVLVTHHGISWGGIDHVTGRAYDRIAALVENDVALYVSHLPLDGHQELGNAAGVADALGVTDREPFGELGPVTIGTIGDVSDPVDVGTLTERLEGFEGRDRDVRTLPFGPDEIGRVAVVTGSGADWLDEAVERGADALVTGEGKQQVYHEAREAGISVLLAGHYATETFGVRSVQERLEEWGLETTYVSHPTGL; this comes from the coding sequence ATGGAGCTTTCAACGCTCGTCGACCGACTCGACGAGACGCTATCGACGGCGGCGTACGCCGACGTGGACGCGAGCGCGAACGGCCTCCAGGTCGGGCCCGAGACGAAGTCAGTCGAGCACGTCGCGGTCGCCGTCGACGCCGCCGCGGCGACGATCGAGGCGGCCGCCGACGCCGGCGCCGACGTCCTCGTGACTCACCACGGGATCTCCTGGGGCGGGATCGATCACGTGACCGGGCGTGCCTACGACCGGATCGCGGCGCTGGTCGAGAACGACGTCGCTCTGTACGTCTCGCATCTCCCGCTGGACGGCCACCAGGAGCTCGGCAACGCCGCCGGCGTGGCCGACGCGCTCGGGGTGACCGACCGGGAGCCGTTCGGCGAGCTCGGCCCCGTCACGATCGGAACGATCGGGGATGTCTCCGATCCGGTCGACGTCGGGACGCTGACGGAGCGGCTCGAGGGGTTCGAGGGACGTGACCGCGACGTACGGACGCTCCCGTTCGGCCCCGACGAGATCGGTCGCGTCGCGGTGGTGACCGGATCCGGTGCCGATTGGCTCGACGAGGCCGTCGAACGCGGCGCGGACGCGCTCGTCACCGGCGAGGGCAAACAGCAGGTCTACCACGAGGCGCGCGAGGCCGGCATCTCGGTCCTGCTGGCCGGCCACTACGCCACCGAGACGTTCGGCGTTCGGTCGGTCCAGGAGCGTCTCGAGGAGTGGGGACTCGAGACCACGTACGTCTCCCATCCGACCGGGCTCTAG
- the hemA gene encoding glutamyl-tRNA reductase, whose amino-acid sequence MNQTGVLTGISVSHTRASIDEIESAGTDSVRGTVSDLLARQGVEEAFAIRTCNRSEAYVVTDRVTRGYEVIESFAPDVRDGAIRRLDHEESLRHLMRVAAGLESLVIGEDQIIGQVREAFEAARAAGGIGPVLEDAVTKAIHVGERARTETAINEGVVSLGSAAVELADSRLDLDGATALVVGAGEMSTLAARALDDTDVSRIHVANRTIPHAEHVAAEVDTDATALPLADLARVLPRTDLLVTATGSTDPLVDPSDLADAGETVCIDIARPRDVDPAVESVAGITLYDIDALESVTSRTREQREAEARAVEDLIDEELDRLLESFKRRRADDAIATMYESADRVKARELEEALAKLDAQGGLNEDQRETVEALADALVGQLLAAPTKSLREAAGEDDLTTIQTAMQLFDPEFDAPPRGTAGADEARSPDAGGTAEGPSDGVPNEVSD is encoded by the coding sequence ATGAACCAGACGGGAGTACTCACCGGAATCAGCGTTTCACACACGCGTGCCAGCATCGACGAGATCGAGTCGGCGGGAACTGACTCCGTTCGCGGGACGGTCTCGGACCTCCTCGCCCGACAGGGCGTCGAGGAGGCGTTCGCGATACGCACCTGCAACCGGTCGGAGGCGTACGTCGTCACCGACCGCGTGACCCGCGGATACGAGGTCATCGAGTCGTTCGCACCCGACGTTCGTGACGGCGCGATCCGGCGGCTCGATCACGAGGAGAGTCTGCGACATCTGATGCGGGTCGCGGCCGGACTCGAGTCGCTCGTGATCGGCGAGGACCAGATCATCGGCCAAGTCCGGGAAGCCTTCGAGGCGGCACGGGCGGCCGGCGGGATCGGGCCGGTGCTCGAGGACGCGGTCACCAAGGCGATCCACGTCGGCGAGCGCGCCCGCACCGAGACGGCGATCAACGAGGGCGTCGTCTCGCTGGGGTCGGCCGCCGTCGAGTTGGCCGACAGCAGACTCGATCTGGACGGCGCAACCGCGCTGGTCGTCGGTGCAGGCGAGATGAGTACGCTCGCAGCACGGGCGCTCGACGACACCGACGTCTCCCGGATCCACGTCGCGAACCGGACGATACCACACGCCGAGCACGTCGCGGCGGAGGTCGATACGGACGCGACCGCCCTGCCGCTTGCCGATCTCGCCCGCGTGCTCCCGCGGACCGATCTCCTCGTCACGGCCACCGGGAGCACGGACCCGCTGGTCGACCCGTCGGACCTGGCCGACGCCGGGGAGACGGTCTGTATCGACATCGCCCGCCCGAGGGACGTCGACCCCGCTGTCGAGTCCGTCGCCGGCATCACGCTGTACGACATCGACGCGCTGGAGTCGGTCACCAGCCGCACCCGCGAGCAGCGGGAAGCCGAGGCGCGCGCGGTCGAGGACCTGATCGACGAGGAGCTCGATCGGCTGCTCGAGTCGTTCAAGCGCCGCCGCGCCGACGACGCGATCGCGACGATGTACGAGTCCGCCGACCGGGTCAAGGCCCGTGAACTCGAGGAGGCGCTCGCGAAGCTCGACGCGCAGGGCGGGCTCAACGAGGACCAGCGCGAGACGGTCGAGGCGCTCGCGGACGCGCTCGTGGGGCAGCTGCTCGCCGCGCCGACGAAGTCGCTGCGGGAGGCCGCCGGCGAGGACGACCTGACGACGATCCAGACCGCGATGCAGCTGTTCGACCCGGAGTTCGACGCGCCGCCCCGCGGCACCGCCGGCGCCGACGAGGCTCGGTCGCCGGACGCGGGCGGCACCGCCGAGGGACCGTCCGACGGCGTCCCCAACGAAGTCTCGGACTGA